From one Gossypium hirsutum isolate 1008001.06 chromosome D08, Gossypium_hirsutum_v2.1, whole genome shotgun sequence genomic stretch:
- the LOC107909054 gene encoding TOM1-like protein 1 — protein sequence MDKNLMDKVSAFGELLKTEGAEVGRKMSAGMSSVSFKVKELFQGPNPADKLVDDATSEALDEPDWALNLDICDMINHEKISSVELIRGIKRKIMLKNPRVQYLSLVLLETCVKNCEKAFSEVAAERVLDEMVKLIDDPQTVVNNRNKALMLIEAWGESTSELRYLPVYEETYKSLKSRGVRFPGRDNESLAPIFTPPRSVSAAEVDASLANQFQHDMQLQHDTPPQAFTAEQTKEAFDVARNSIELLSTVLSSSPQQDALEDDLTTTLVQQCRQSQSTILRIIDTAGDNEALLFEALNVNDEIQKALSKYEELNEPSAVRREPEPAMIPVAVEPDDSPRHPKEGGLIRKPAGTRHGTHGGSNDDMMDDLDEMIFGKKGGGSSGGGQDSKKQQGPKDDLITF from the exons ATGGACAAGAATTTGATGGACAAAGTTTCTGCCTTTGGTGAGCTCCTGAAGACAGAAGGAGCCGAGGTGGGAAGAAAGATGAGTGCTGGCATGAGCTCGGTTAGCTTTAAAGTGAAGGAGCTCTTCCAAGGCCCTAACCCTGCTGATAAGCTTGTCGACGATGCCACCTCAGAGGCCCTTGATGAGCCTGATTGGGCCTTGAATCTCGATATCTGTGACATGATCAACCATGAAAAAATTAGCAGTGTTGAACTGATTCGTGGCATAAAACGAAAGATAATGTTGAAGAACCCTAGGGTTCAATACTTGTCATTGGTGTTGCTTGAAACTTGTGTCAAGAATTGCGAGAAGGCATTTTCTGAGGTAGCAGCTGAGAGGGTTCTTGATGAGATGGTTAAGCTTATTGATGATCCACAGACTGTTGTTAATAATCGAAACAAAGCTTTGATGCTTATTGAAGCCTGGGGGGAGTCAACCAGTGAGCTCCGCTATTTGCCTGTTTATGAAGAGACTTACAAG AGTTTAAAATCAAGGGGTGTTCGCTTTCCTGGACGTGACAATGAGAGTTTGGCACCTATTTTTACCCCTCCTCGCTCAGTTTCCGCAGCTGAAGTGGATGCTAGTCTTGCAAATCAGTTTCAACATGACATGCAGCTTCAGCATGACACTCCTCCCCAAGCCTTTACCGCCGAACAAACTAAGGAAGCATTTGATGTAGCAAGAAATAGCATTGAACTTCTTTCAACTGTGTTATCCTCATCACCACAACAAGATGCTCTCGAG GATGACTTGACAACTACACTTGTCCAGCAATGTCGACAGTCTCAATCCACTATTCTAAGAATCATTGACACTGCTGGAGATAACGAGGCCTTGCTTTTTGAAGCTTTGAATGTGAACGATGAGATCCAGAAAGCTCTCTCAAAGTATGAAGAGTTGAATGAGCCATCAGCAGTTCGACGTGAGCCAGAGCCTGCTATGATTCCAGTGGCTGTTGAGCCTGATGATTCTCCCCGTCATCCGAAAGAAGGTGGCTTGATCCGGAAACCAGCAGGTACACGACACGGGACTCACGGTGGAAGCAACGATGACATGATGGACGATCTCGATGAAATGATTTTCGGTAAGAAAGGTGGAGGTTCATCTGGAGGGGGTCAAGATTCAAAGAAGCAACAAGGACCAAAAGATGATCTAATCACATTCTGA